The Nitrospira sp. genomic sequence GATTTGTACTTCGTATCGGCCTCGAAGGTACACTCCGCTCCCGCCCTCGTCGTCCAGCCGAAATTCTAGATGGAGATGAAAATTCATGAAATCGGTATTCGATTTCAGGTCTGTGCAGGATGGGTCGTTGAATAAGACACCCTCTTCGGTATGCCAACAATAGGGTGAGGATCCGTTACGCAAGGTCCACCCAGGGAGATTGTTGCCAGAAAAAATGGCAACAGGCGTTCCTTGCCGCAGCGTGGTAGGTGTTTGTAGCTCCGGCGCACGAACTCCAGTCCATCTAATGGTGGAACTGTGGTCCGTTGTCGTTCCAGATAGAGCATCTCCTGTATATCTGGCGGTGAAGTGTAGTCGCTTCCCCATAAATATGTGAGAGAAGGTCAGAACGTCTTCCGTGATTGCAACATCTTCAATGGGCTCAGCTCCGCCAAAGATCCACACCAGCTGACCGCCCTTGACCTTGTTGCCAATGGGTTTAATCTCTAACCAGGCAGAAGAATAGCCAGGTGTTTCGAGAAGAGTGATGTTCCAACGCCCAACGAAATCAGGCTCGGCAGCGAACGTGGGATGACGAGAAGTAACGATAGTTGCAAGGAGTAATAGGGGAAACACAACAGTAAACAGAAAGGGCGGACGTTCTCTCACGATCGGGGTAGCAGGCATGGAATCATATCAAGGGATTAGGCTTTCCGTGGTGTTGCCTCTATTGGTTCCCTCTCACTTCTAGGGCCGTGAGTCTCCGGAGTCTGGGCGAACGGCCCGGATTGCTTCTCGTGCGGCGGGAAGGAGTGCTGTCGCTTGAATCAGATACCCCATCTTATTCGCGTGCCCATCGTACGGCAAATGGTAGAGCTCTTCTTTGGTCAGTCCGGTTTCTCGGAAGGAAGGAAGGAGCGACACCGTGGTCACTCCCATACTCCTCGCCAAGGCTTCAGCCCGGCTGAGTTGAACGCGACTCCGATCGTCCGTAAACGTGTCGGCTCCGATCCGTTGATGTGTCGGATAGCCATTGAAGATAAAGCGGATATTTCTGCCGGATAGAGACTGAATCATTGTCTCCATCTGGCGTGAGTAATTTGCCCATAGCTGTTCATGCCGGGGTTCCGAGTCCTCAGGATTTGAAATGAATGCCGCGGTTGATGCATGGGGCGCCGAGTAGGTTTTCCATGTCGCTCTGACTTTTAGGAAGTAATTGAAGAGGGCTGTGTCGCGAACGAGTTCATAGACGGCTCTCAGCCCTGTCTGTCCCTTCACTTTCCGGTTTTCCGCAAGCGCCGCAAATTGAGAGGGCTCCGCGTCCAAGTCAGTAATATCATTTTCGCTGAATGTGAGAATGACAATGTCCGGGGCGAGGCTCATGCTCCGTTTAAGGATCTCTACTTGATCCACAATAGTTGTGCCTGGTACGCCCCCATTGATGACTTCGACAGAATGCCCTTCTTGTCGCAGCATCCGCTCAAGATTTGCGGAGAGCGTCTCCTCATCGTTCACAAACTGACCGAATGTGCCGGAATCCCCGAGGCAGAGGATTCGAATAACGTGAGGAGGCTTGATTTGTTGAAATTCAGGCCCTCGATAGCCGAGCGAGTTGATCGTCGCATGGTAATGAAGCTTGGGATGAGGCGTTTCCTCCACCGATTGGTTCGGTTCGAACATGCCCGGCACCCGCACAAAGTCCCTATTTGAGATGGCGTGGATGCTGGCAGTGGAGATGTGGCCTGAAGCTCTCAGTGCCAGCTCAGACGCTAACGCAGTGACGCCGAGCAGGAGACCTGAAAAGGAAACCAATAGGAATATTCGTCTAGCGCGCATTGGGACCTTCCGAAACTGTAGGGAGGAGGGTGAGCTCTTTCCGATAGAGTGGACAGCGCAGTTCGACATATGGGTGTCTACGCCGGAGAGCCATACCCATAGTCCTCCTACTGACTCAAGAGATTTCGGGCCTTGGCCAGAGCCCTCCGAGGATAATAGAGGGCTTGGTTGATCTGCAGGGAGGTTTCTAGAAGGGATCGGCTGATTCCCTCTAAAAATACATGGCGACGTCGGCGTTCGAAGCAGTGCTGATAGTTTCTCTTGTCGCCAAATCCCAAGACCCGTTGTGCTTCCGGTGTGAGGTTTCCCAGAAAAGCCGCATTGAGGAGCAGAGGGTGGTACCGATAATACTCAATGTCCTCTTGCTGGAGCGGGATACTGGGGTCATGATAATTCAGGAATACCGCTTGTCGGGGCTCCAAGACGGGCGTGGCCTGCCGGTGAATCCCGGAGGTGTCAAACAGGACAGCCGACCCCGCAGTCCCCGGAACTTCAATAATCTGCTCCCTGGGAACTTGTGAGACTTCATGGCTCTGAACAAGCCGGGGGTGTTGTTTGCGGTGGCTCCCCTTGATGTAGGTGAAAGCGCCTGAGCGAACGTCGGTCAGGTAAATGGCAAGCTTGACTTCTCGCGGAATCGTGGAAACAGTGGTTTGGTCGTACCAGGCATCGCCGTGCCACCCGTGAAA encodes the following:
- a CDS encoding phytanoyl-CoA dioxygenase family protein; the encoded protein is MAHDLTNQLDRDGIVILPEFVTGPQLRGMQQAFEARLRNMAWNDTVGYERTEMYRHMVQDVLILDQGFLDAGLHPLVLQILKEYIGPQFQLVEAKGWLSLPTKKNFHGWHGDAWYDQTTVSTIPREVKLAIYLTDVRSGAFTYIKGSHRKQHPRLVQSHEVSQVPREQIIEVPGTAGSAVLFDTSGIHRQATPVLEPRQAVFLNYHDPSIPLQQEDIEYYRYHPLLLNAAFLGNLTPEAQRVLGFGDKRNYQHCFERRRRHVFLEGISRSLLETSLQINQALYYPRRALAKARNLLSQ
- a CDS encoding DUF1080 domain-containing protein; protein product: MPATPIVRERPPFLFTVVFPLLLLATIVTSRHPTFAAEPDFVGRWNITLLETPGYSSAWLEIKPIGNKVKGGQLVWIFGGAEPIEDVAITEDVLTFSHIFMGKRLHFTARYTGDALSGTTTDHSSTIRWTGVRAPELQTPTTLRQGTPVAIFSGNNLPGWTLRNGSSPYCWHTEEGVLFNDPSCTDLKSNTDFMNFHLHLEFRLDDEGGSGVYLRGRYEVQIANDADRQLSVRSTGAIFGHIAPTLSAGKNQGEWQTLDVTLIGREVTVRLNDHVVIAHEQIPGPTGAALDSDEARPGPIMLQGDHGRVSFRNIVITPLLNEVP
- a CDS encoding GDSL-type esterase/lipase family protein, translating into MFEPNQSVEETPHPKLHYHATINSLGYRGPEFQQIKPPHVIRILCLGDSGTFGQFVNDEETLSANLERMLRQEGHSVEVINGGVPGTTIVDQVEILKRSMSLAPDIVILTFSENDITDLDAEPSQFAALAENRKVKGQTGLRAVYELVRDTALFNYFLKVRATWKTYSAPHASTAAFISNPEDSEPRHEQLWANYSRQMETMIQSLSGRNIRFIFNGYPTHQRIGADTFTDDRSRVQLSRAEALARSMGVTTVSLLPSFRETGLTKEELYHLPYDGHANKMGYLIQATALLPAAREAIRAVRPDSGDSRP